In Drosophila miranda strain MSH22 chromosome XR, D.miranda_PacBio2.1, whole genome shotgun sequence, the genomic window gaagattccctcgtatatccttttgagccaattagtggctttttgtccagcgtgaatcagttggacAGGGATGATGCCATCTGGTCCCGCGGATTTGTATGGTTTGAAGCTTTTTattgcccaggaaatgttctcctggcttagcaggttCATGATAACACTTGAGGCAACGGAGGGAGCCGCGATGTAGtgtggtctgttttcatcgcagccgggaaagtgggtgttaaggagaagatttagcgactcattgCTGGACGTTGTCCATGATTGGTCGGCGTTCTTCAGGTAGCCCAGAGTGGGTgtagtcttcgagagaactttgCGCAAGCGCGAGGCTTCCGAGTTATTCTCAATGTCGctacagaacttacgccatgaggcgcgtttggctttcctcAGTTCTTTATTGTAaactgacagactggccttgtaatcGGCCCAGCTCTGCTcagcgttttcagccttagctttattgaagagtcttcgggaggctttccggagttccctcagtttcggattccaccattcaggtttcttccggcctctgctctttCTAAAGGGGCAGGATTTATCGAGCGCctcattgcaggcgtcggtaaatagTTTAACAAGATGAGTCGTGGCTTCCCTGGAGATctcctcctcaggtggagtctcagggagaacacgacagaggtggtCTGAGTATCGagcccagtttgtccgcctaagGTTCCGAAATTGAGCTGGTCTCGGTAGTGAAAAAGAGAATacggtttccacgtacctgtggtccgagaaggagtgctcttccaggaccctccaggatacgatGTTCCCGTGtaactcatgagaggcaagtgtgaggtccaggacctccttgcggtttttaataatgaaggtgggatcactcccCCTATTTAAaaggaccatctgagtggtcagtaaatagttgaaaaggtactcacccctttcgttggtgtcagtgcttccccactggcagTGGTGTGCATTGGCGTCGCACCCTACGATTAGTGTGTCCTTGGCCTCGCAGTCTGTGATTAGCGCCCTGAGCGCCTGTGGAGGGGGTCTGGTTGGTCGTGACCCATGTACGTGGAGCAGATTCTCAGTGAGCacccctggccttcgaggctcactgctgtttggtcttcattgctgaaatttgggagcaaaaataagtgcaaatctctttttgcaaggatGCAGGTGCGAGTTTTAGCTGCGGAgtcagctacgtatagcttatAGTCAGGAGTCCTCAGACCAGAGAcactgtttccgaggatccagggctcctgaatgaggactatgtcggctccacccttggctagGTGGAGCAAGAGAGCaacgcatgctgccttacaatggtggaggtttatctgcaggagtatcagtgacattcctgaggttcacctccaccattgtcctGTCGTGGTCGGTCTCCGAAGAGTCCAACTCCTCCGCGACCCCGATGTGCTTGAGATCCCTAGTGAGATCGCTCACGTCTGACACGTAACCATCTAGGATGTCATCCGACACCACTGATGCCACGTCTGACACCGCAGGCTTGATCTCCATACTAGGGATCTCCGGGGGCTccaggtctggctcgaccgtcGGTTGCATGCCTTTGGAGTCGGACTTGTACGGTACTACGactaccttcttgtagccgtaGTCCACAGCGCCCTCCGTGTCGTGGAGAAGTCTGACCGACTCCTCGTTCAGGACGAGGATGatttggcgcctctgcccgttgctctcctctaccttggccaccttccaatcggctgtgggaaggtgggggttgcagacctgcagaatCCGGAGAATCTTAtccggctctgcaggcttcgccgagacccacgctctggccctCGGCTTGCTGGGGATGTCCTCCCACTTCACGACCTCCAGCTGGGCTCCTGGGTAGACCTCCTTGAGCGACGCTACCGCCTTCGCGTAGAGGGCCGCCGAGCGAgcatcttggcaggcgatggctttcaccctGCCTTGGTGCCCTccggcgtcctcacacttgggCGGTGGTCCTCCATTCTCCTCCAACTCCTGGAGGAAACGGTCTTGGAGCTCGTTTTCCACGAGGTGCCACTTGTCCCTAGGGATCTGCCCGTCTTTAGAGCCCCTGTCTAGGACTCCAATCAGGGTTTTTCCCCTCGCCACCTCGGCAAACGAGCGGTTGCTCAGTGTCTTCGTCCTCTTGGCCTGTTGGACTTGTGTGGCGGTGTCCTCCgccgagcgttgccgcttccttggggccttggctgtggccttgccagctttggctggctggtagTCGGGCAGGACTGTCTTGGCCCATCGCCGCGATTCGATTCCCTGGGCAGACGCCAGGAACACCGGGTCGTCGTTGCCCATGATGAAGGCCGCACGTCTTTTGTCTTGGAACTTGGGCCTATCTTTCGAATCAGAGGCGCCGCCTGCCGGGGTTGTCAAGGGGTTCCCGGTCCCAAGGTAACCAGGTCGCCCTTGGGGCCCCCCGACGTGGATtggcccgattggcttttcggtccTCTCCTCACAGCGCCTGCTGCCtcgagacggtggaccgacttagtctccttccccgtctttttGGGCACTGGTTTCCCAGATGCGTTTGCAGAGGGATGGCCTTTTCCCTCCGGGTAGCTGTTAATAAGTACAAAACAAAAAGGCATAAAGAAATTCAATATCAATTTttttaataacaaaaaaaaaaattgtacaTTTTTCACATAGAAAATGGGTATAACAgcaaaaaatattttgtatgaAAAAAATTTCCAAGGAACAAGTTTATGGGAATATGTACTCTTTTAATAATTAATGGAGTTAAACTTATGCTCCTGAAGCTTTTGCAGCCTACTGGGCATTGAGTTCGCAAAGTTTTTTAGTGTTGTTATTTCTATCCTGTTCCATTTTGCAACTATCGCTTGTTTTAATTGCTTCAATGTATCGTTCTGCCTTGTACAGGCATAGACTTTTGCTGCAAGGATTCCCCACAGATCCTCAATTGGATTTAAGTCCGGACTCATTGAAGCCCACTTAATCAACGGTTTATTGTGGGTCTCAAAATAGTCCATTGAGGCCCGGGAAACATGAATTGGCGCAATATCCTGCTGAAATGTCTATTGATCACCATGGAAATGCTCAGCAAATGAAAAAGGTTCACTATCTATCAATTCTGGATATTAAGCATATTGGAGACTTCCCTTTAGCACTAAAGGCAGCCCATATCATAAGCGTTCCATCACCATGGTTTGGCTTGTAGCAAGTTGCCCGTGGATGACGCGGGTCTCTCCAATATTTATGATGGACATCTGAACCGTCTAAATTCAATTTTTCTAATcactaaaaattaaattttctaaTTCGTGGTCCCAGAACTTGTGTTTTTCAAAACGGACATGCGCGCATCATTATGACGTTTAGTTTAGAGGAGTTTTcccactttttatacccgatactcaaaatgagtattggggtatattagatttgtggtaaaagtggatgtgtgtaacgtccagaaggaatcgtttccgaccccataaagtatacatattcttgatcagcatcaatagccgagtcgattgagccctgtctgtctgtccgtctgtccgtccgtccgtccgtccgtccgtccccttcagcgcctagtgctcaaagactataagagctagagaaacgatgttttggatccagacttctgtgatatgtcactgctacaaaaatatttcaaaacttcgccccgcccacttccgcccccacaaacgacgaaaatctgtggcatccacatttttaaagatacgataaagccaaaaacgcagaatcatagaggatgactatatgttctagaatgtaaaatctcaaccagatcgtataattattatagccagaatcaagaaaacaatttcattctttctcgctctgtctctctctaacacacaggtttcatggtcggttttgtcaattgcaaaatatgagttcaaggatctcagaacctatagcctaaaagccagagcaaccaaatttggtatccacactcctgtgatatcggaccttgaccgtttcgtgtccaaatttcgccacacccccttccgcccccgcaaaggacgaaaatctggggcatccacaaatctcaaagactattaaagctagagtaaccaaatttggtatccgcacttctgttagatctcactataaaacgtatatctcagaatttcgccccacccctttccgcccccacaaaagacgaaaatctgttgcatccacaatattgcagattcgagaaaactaaaaacgcagaatcatagataacgaccatatctatctgattgctgaatctggatcagatcagatcatttttatagccaaaggaaacaaatcaatttgcagtggctacgcagcgcgtgacgtcacgctcagactgattttctgtctctctcgcacgcagtctttgtcgtgtcgtttaatattagcggcgtctgccggaggagagccatactgacttagtatcgggtataactgtagagttgcggtgtccgcagcaactcacaacgttccccctcgtttttgatatgtGAGGTTAAAATTTTCGTTTAAAATTTGGCGTTGGCTCACACGTTGCCTGGGGATTGTTAACCCGAGTTCTGCCTTGATTTTGTTGCAGCTCATTAGGTCTTCAGTTGCAAACTGCCCCATGTGCCGTTTTGTCAATTCTATTATGGTTGATACTGGGCCAAGTCGACGATTTATGCGGTAACCGTCTGGATCTATGAAAATGTTTGAAATAGTATTTTGATGTCGATACATTAGCGAAGCTATTCGACCAGTTTTTATGCCGGCTAATTTCATTCTCTTGATCCTTTCCTGTTCTTCCTCAGAAAATGATTTACCATGTGGCATTTTTAACTAAAatgcaatttttttttaaatttgtattgCTTTGAAGCAATAGTGAGTGCTTACGTACAGAATCAATCAGCTTGTCACTTTTACTGAAAAGATGCTAACACTGCGACTCTCAAAACATGAATAGACATGATTGCACATATATCTATTTTCTACGTAGAGCGCGAGCTTGATCTCTTATCTAAGCTAATGGTACCACAAATGGAGTTCAAAGAAGACGAAAATTTGTCATAACTGAGCACAACAATAAGAGATAAGAACTGCATAGTCAAACCCAACAAGCATCTATTACTTTTTAagaaaaatggaaaataaatTTTGCACATATAGCCATTTTACTAAGGTATCTATAACTTTTCTCTTTCTCCTTTAGGGTTTAAGCctcatatttttttttccattCCAGTAATTTTTTTGTATCCTTGATTTGCCTACTGGTTGTAATTAAAGACTTGTGTTATTTTCGGTAGTGAAACTTGGGTTAGCTCGGTTTTGATTATGTAGCAACATGTCTAGTATTAAGTACAGAGAAATATATTGAATTTTGTCAGCCATGAATATGGAGTAGACTTCTAATTTCCTAGTGACATGGTGATGTAATGGGGTAGGGTGAGAATTATAGGGATTTCCAGAACCTTCGCCCAACTGgaaatcatggaagggtgggtacAGAGTCGTGTACGTCGACTTCCATCTCAAGACCTCACACCCGCGATAGTTTTGGAACACACCGACGAAAGCCCCTAGTACTTTCGGGTACGACCTATGTATGATTGTGCCATTTAATTTCGGTTATGCTCGGAATAGGCAGATTGTGGTTTTTCGGAGTTAGCTCCCTGTAGAGTTACGGGATTCTAAAATTTTAAAGTCTATGTAGTAGGAGTCGAGACGCGGTCAAACGAACACCCCCAAGTTACCGAAGGAGCACGGAACAAGAGAATCCCCACCGGCAGTGACCTCGACATCCCCTCCAATCCATCCCCTACTGACGTATAGAAATATATCGTTGAATTGTTACATAACCGACAATTGGGTTAAGGCTTTTAAAGGTATTGtagaggacaaggaatatgagtattataataataatactatTCTTATATTtagaatcagattttgtttaaggatccgaATAAGGAACTTATtgtagtaccagctcagttaGAAAATGAGATTAGCACATAAGCtaggacatttttcagttaaaaagacacaagatataATTGAAAAGTCGTCTTACATTCtgaagttaaaagacaaagtatggcgcaTAGTtaatagttgtgtcgagtgtatcatcgtcaatgaaaagacaggtaaacgtgagggttatttgcaaccagTAGTGTTGCGTGACCTTCCATCCATGGCGGCGATTATTAGTTATTTGATCTTgattatgaagtctagtgtaagttaggctagggcaaagcgggagcgcaataaaagctcgctctctcgctcttggcgaattcgccccgcttcgccaccgtaggttagctagagtaagagatttgaattCTGAAGGAAATATAGTTGTTCGCTAAAGCCAGGAAAGTAGCAGTTGGATTCAAAGATCCAAAAGAGGAATCAGAGGTATTTGTGCAGAAAATTGAAGGCTGAGCAAAAGACATTCAGATCTCTCTTTGAGGTGTCTTGtgctgaaaacattgcacatcGCCTTCAATTCTAGGCACAGACGTATGATATACATATAGTAGAGCTTGATTGCATGCATTTTATTAgtaattgcataaatataactaaacacacataaatacatacatatcgacACATACAGACATATGTGAACCGCTATTTGAACGCAAcagttatatgtacatacatctaTCGTTTACTGCAATCACTCCCCCCCCCCTTTATTTTGTTCTACCTTTCTCGTCGTTAGAACCTCAGAAGAAAGTTTGTTCGTTCGTTCACCCAAGCCACGGCGTATAGAAAGTAtccacacatacatacatacaagcagcagcaccggtGCATTATTTCGTTTTCGCTTCTCCACTGCTGCTTGCGTTGTATTTTTTGGGAGAATTTTCGTTGCCGCTCTTGAGCTTAACGGtgcgccaagtgacgcgctaccctgtatCTAAAGGGTATATTCTTTTCGGCTGTTACttgccaagtgacgcgctaccctgtatCTAAGGGGTATATTGTTTTCGAACGTCTCTTGCCACTACTCTTCCCTTGAATTAAAATTCGTTTTCGATTATCGTTCTCGTTcaaacatttaaaaaataataataataaataaataaatagaaataatagTGGTTTGTTGCGTAAAATCTACATACACAAATATTATGgcagaaaacagaaaatacACTCTTGAAGACTTAAAGATGAAGCTCAAAAGTCGAGTGAAAAGCATTCGCCGCTTAGAGGATCGATTAGATCAAGGGTCGATTCCTTTGCAATTACCGGAATTACAATGTAGATTAGATTGTTTGAATGCTTCAATTGAAAAGGCGAACCATTTGCAGGAGCAAATCGAGGACATAACAGGTGATGATGCATATGCAGCCGAGTTGGAAGAGCTGACGATTGTCACCAAGGGAAAGATAATGTCGCTTATCGCCGCCTTTGATGCAGCAAGCGAGACGAAGCCAGTGTCTTCTTCAGCCCCAACTCATGCTAGACTTCCGAAATTGGCATTACCCAAATTTAGTGGTAAACACTCGGAGATCAAAAATTCAATTAGCCTTTTTGAGAGACTAGTCCATACGACAACAGCATAGCGGTGATCgaaaaatttaatcatttgaTTTCGTGCCACTTGATTTTCACGAATAATATTTCCACATTGTTCAATCTGCCGAGAATATCGCATCAATCTGCATCATCTCTAAGAAATCTAATCGATACTGTTTCGTCGATTTACGGATCGTTACTGTCGATCGGAGATGATACAAAAATTTCGAATGCAATGCTCATTCATCTCGTTTTAAACAGAGTCGACCCAGTGACGAAACAAAAGTGGGATGAACAGCTTACTTATGAGAAGTTGCCGCTTTGGTCCGACTTTGAGAATGTCTTGAATCGTCGATACCAGCATCTGTCTGCTGAAGAATCGACCAAGCCAAGGCAAGACAAAGTCATGCCAAGCAAGCAACATAATCGCAGTTCATTTGCTTGttcttccacttccaccaaCAGTAGAACTCAGCAAACTTGTAGCTACTGCAATTCAGGAGACCATGTAGTGTCAAATTGCCCTCCATTTTCGCGTCTCTCGGTGATGCAAAGGTTTGAGTTTGCCAGGTCGGCATCCTTATGCATTAACTGTCTGTCTGCGAACTGTTATAACTTAACTGTCTGCGAAAAGGCCACGCTGTTGTAAAATGCAAAGCCAATAAATGTCGAGTGTGAAGCCGCTAACATCATACATTATTGCATCGATACACAGTGTCGGCTAATAGTCTCGCGTTGCCACCACCCCAAGAGAGTCCTTCTCCTCCAtcaaatcagaatcaaccttccacgTCACATGTTCTGCATGCGACAGCGTTGGACAGGGTaattctggctacgtcgatcgtaagcgtccgaactAAGAGCGGTGAACACATTCTGGCCAGAGCTCTGCTCGACTCTGGATCCCAAACAAATTTCATTACCGAGGACCTCGCTAatcgcttacagatccgtagagAGGAGTCCTGTATTAACTTGCTTGGAATTGGTGAATCTAATTCTCAAGTAAAGGACAAAATACACACagtggtgaagtcgcgaataaATGGTACTGAGTTCTCCTTTGATTTTTGGATCCTGAAATCAATTTCAGGTTATCACCCTGACCAGTCAGTGAATGTGACTGACTGGCGAATCCCAGAGAACCTACCACTGGCAGACCCTTATTTCTACAAGCCACAAAGAATAGATATGCTAATTGGAGCAGAATCGTTCCTTGAATTATTAGCTGTTGGTCAAATTAAACAAGGTCCTGACTTTCCAACTCTTCAGAAAACCCTTCTTGGTTGGGTTGTGTCGGGAAAATATGTTTCCAGGAGTTCTGCTCCTCAAATTACAAACAGTTTGAGTTGCAGTGAAGAGTTGCTAGTATCCATCGATAGGACcttgaaaagttttggtcactggaagaaatGCCATCTACCAAGAAAATTGCCACACCTGAGCACAAGCTATGTGCTATCGTAAGACGACTCAGGTACTATCATCAGGTCAGTTCGAAGTAAGGCTCCCGTTTAAATCGGATCCAAATTgtttaggcaactcctttgaggTTGCGAAACGGCGGTTTTTGTCGCTTGAAAGACGATTGCATCGTGACCCTGAGatgaagaaaatgtacttggaattcatggaagagtacctctccttagGTCATATGTCTCCTACTGACAATACGATTCCTTCTACTCCACACTACGTAATCCCTCATCAGTGTGTTCTGAGGCCACAAAGTACGTCTACCAAGCTCCGAGTCGTGTTCGATGCTTCGTCCAAGACGTCCACACAGGTGGCCTTAAATGATATTCTGATGGTGGGACCTACCATTCAAGAGGAATTATACTCGACACTGCTCCGTTTCCGTCTGCACAGGTTTGCCCTGACTGCTGATGTTAAAAAGATGTATCGCTAAGTGATGGTGAACGAAGCGGATCGGCAGTTTCAGCTCATAatgtggagaagagacccttCTGAATCCTTGAGATTATACAAGCTCAACACTGTAACctatgggactggaccagccccattctTAGCTATCCGGTGTTTGAAaaggttgagtgagtctgcgAAGCTCTCATCCCCTAGAGCTGCTAACGTTATTGGGTCCGACTTTTACGTCGATGACttgttgactggtgctgcaTGCGTAGAGGAGCTAAGGGCAATTAAGTCCGAAGTGTCTCAGGGTCTTCAGACCGCAGGGTTTGAGTTGACTAAGTGGTTTTCAAACTCACCCGAGATCACCGCATCTGAGAGCACAGCCAAACTTATAACAATCTCGGATTCAGAGTCGACAAAGGCGCTAGGAATCTCATGGTTACCTACTGACGATGCCTTTAAGTTCAAAATTAACAattcagttatgggtctccgagcgacaaaacggaacatactatcggtgacatcaaagttgtttgacccccttggtttGTTAAGTCCTATCGTCATAAAAGGCAAGATCCTattgcaggagctttggcttaaaaaactagattgggatgagtcgaTCCCGCTGCATTTGGAAACAGCGTGGAATAAGTTGAAAAATACACTCTCTCAATTGGAAGACATATCCATATCTCGGTTTGTGTATTCCGATCCGATGTCACCGGTTCAAATACATGCCTTTGCTGACGCCTCCATGAGAGCCTATGGAGCGTGCGTCTATATACGTAGCagaactgcagaaggtttaAAAATATCATTGTTGACTTCGAAATCCAAAGTAGCGCCGCTCAAGACcaaaacgctcccaaggcttgagttatgtgccgctcaccttctcgCAGATCTCTGTCACAGAATCAAGCCCCTATTAAACGTGCCCATTGAACGAGTTGTTTATTGGTCGGATTCAGAGGTAACTCTTCATTGGATCCGGTCTCATCCATCGTCGTTGTCGACTTTCGTTTCAAATAGAGTGGctgagattcaagagtggtcagatgatgctacgtggcggcatgtacccacgaaacagaacccagcaCATATTGTCTCAAAAGGTTGTGACGTCGACGAAATTGTTCAGTCAATTTGGTTCGAAGGACCATCATTTCTGAAAGAGGAAGAAGAAAACTGGCCCAAGAACGGTCATTTCGAACACTCCGATGATCTTCAGCTGGAAAAAAGGAAGACTGCGGTCGGGCTGACCGCGGCTGTGCGAAGTTCGGAGCTGTTAGATGTCATCGAGGAATtctcgtcacacctcaaactgcttAGAGCGTTCGTGTATGTGTTCCGCTTTATAAGAAAATGTAAAGACCCAAGCCTTAATTTCGAAAAAACTATCTCACCGACCGAATACAATGAAGCCTTTTATAAAATTGTCGAAATCGTCCAGCATCACGAGTATCAAGGAGAAATCGAAAAGGTTAGGAAAGGATCTACAATTGGTCCTAGTCTTCAGCGGTTGAACCCATTCATCCATGAAGACACAGGGACTTGGTGCAACatttcgttgttgcgagtgGGGGGGCGACTAGCCAAAGCCATCATACGATGCCAAGTTTCCTCTGCTTTTGACTAAGCGCTCGCCATTCGTGCGAAGCTATATTCGTCATCTGCACCATTCGAATTTTCATgtcggcccacgagcacttgTGAGCATCCTTCGACAGAGCGTTTGGATAGTAAACGCTGAGGAGGTCTGCCGTCAGACCGTTCGATCGTGTATGCGCTGTTTTAAATGCAAGCCTCGATTGTTGACGCAACTCATGGGGAATTTACCCGCAGATCGACTCCGTGCCCTCCGCCCATTTTCAATTTGTCGCGTTCATTTTTGTGGACCAGTGCACAGGACATTGAAAATTCGCCCCCCATACAAGTCATACATTgcgctttttgtttgttttgcttCCAAGGCGGTTCACCTAGAAATAGTTTCCGATCTAACCACTGACtgttttttgttggctttccaaaggttcgtcggGCGCCGAGGATATCCCCAAGTCGTCCATTGCGACAACGGGACGAACTTCGTCGGAGCGAGCCGCCATCTCAGCGCTCTGCGGATCAGGCTCAAGGAGCAGGGAGACGCGATTCGCGACTTCGCGTCAAAAAACGGATGCGAATTTGCGTTCATACCGCCGCGAGCTCCTCACATGGGAGGGCTATGGGAGGCAGGTGTAAAAACTGCCAAGagcctactcctacgggcggTAGGCAGCGCGCTCCTAACCGCCGAAGAGCTCGCCACAGTCCTCGTCGGCATCGAGGCCATAATGAGCTCGAGGCCGCTGGGAGCCATCAGCCAAGATCC contains:
- the LOC117186227 gene encoding uncharacterized protein LOC117186227: MGNDDPVFLASAQGIESRRWAKTVLPDYQPAKAGKATAKAPRKRQRSAEDTATQVQQAKRTKTLSNRSFAEVARGKTLIGVLDRGSKDGQIPRDKWHLVENELQDRFLQELEENGGPPPKCEDAGGHQGRVKAIACQDARSAALYAKAVASLKEVYPGAQLEVVKWEDIPSKPRARAWVSAKPAEPDKILRILQVCNPHLPTADWKVAKVEESNGQRRQIILVLNEESVRLLHDTEGAVDYGYKKVVVVPYKSDSKGMQPTVEPDLEPPEIPSMEIKPAVSDVASVVSDDILDGYVSDVSDLTRDLKHIGVAEELDSSETDHDRTMVEVNLRNVTDTPADKPPPL